The genomic stretch CCGCCCAGGAACGCGAAGGGGATGATGGGCGAGCGCGTCTGCAGCGCCAGGCGGACGAAGCCGGTGCCGAAGTCCACCAGCGAGTAGCGCTCGTTGTAGAGCTTGGCCGTGCCACGCGCGCCCTCGGGGAAGATCATCAGCAGACGGTCATCCTCCAGCAGCCGCTTCGCGTGTTCGGGCAGCCCGATGAACTGGCCGGTGCGGCTGGCCCACAGCGAGGACACAGGGAAGTTGTGGAGGAAGCGCTCCACCATGCCCTGCGCCAGCCGGGGCGGGTCCATCTCCAACATGGTGGACGTCAGCACCATGGCGCCGTCCACCGCCACGCCGCCGGAGTGGTTGCCCACCAGCATTCCGCGGCCCCGCGGGGGGATGTGCTCCACCCCGTAGCAGCGCACGCGGAAGTAGTACCGGTAGATGGCGCCAAAGACGCGCAGCGCATGTTTCACGTGAGACTTGGAGATGCCGTACGGGTCGACGCCGTATTCGTTGAACGGCAGTTCCAGCCGGTCCACCCGGGCTTCCAATGAGTCGGTCAGGGCCACGGGGGCACCGTAGCACCCCGACGTGCCCAGCCCCGCCGCTTTCCACACCGGGTTCGTTGGGCACCCGCCGGGTGTTGAGCGATACTCGCCCGCGCTCCCCCCAGCCCCCCATCCATGACACACCAGGACGAGCTCGCCATCGAGGTGAAGGGTTTGGTCAAACGTTTCGGCGACGTCACCGCCGTGGACGGAATCGACCTGGACATCCGCCGCGGCGAGTGCGTGGGCCTCCTGGGCCCCAACGGCGCGGGGAAGACGACGACCGTGGAAATCCTCGAGGGCCTCCAGACGGCCACCTCGGGGGAGGTGCGGCTCCTGGGTTTGCGCTGGGAGACGGATGCGCCGGTGCTGCGAGAGCGCATTGGCATGACGCTCCAGGAGACGCGGCTGGTGGACCAGCTCACGGTGGAGGAGATGGTGCGGCTGTTCACCTCCTTCTACCCACGCCCCCTGGAGGTCGAGGCGCTCATCGGGCTGGTGCAGCTGGGTGAGAAGCGCCATGCCCGGGTGGGCAAGCTCTCCGGTGGCCAGAAGCAGCGGCTGGCGCTAGCGCTGGGGCTGGCGGGCGACCCGGACGTGCTCTTCCTGGACGAGCCCACCACCGGGTTGGACCCCCAGTCGCGCCGCGCGTTGTGGGACGTGGTGGCGCAGCTCAAGGCGCGCGGGCGCACCGTGGTGTTGACCACGCATTACATGGATGAGGCCGAGGTGCTGTGCGACCGGCTGGTCATCATCGACCGGGGCCGGGTGATTGCGCGCGGGACGCCGCGGGACATCATCACCTCGCTGGGCGCGGAGCAGGTCATCGAGCTGGAGGCGGAGCCGTCGCCGGACCTGGAGCGGCTGCGTCCCCTTCCCGCGGTGGTGGCCGCGCAGCGGCACGCCGGCCGCATCACCCTGCGGGTGCGGGAGCTGCACCTGGCGTTGCCGGAGGTGCTGCGCGAGGTGGCGGCGGGGGGCGGCCAGTTGCTGCACCTGTCCACCCGGCGGCCCACGCTGGATGATGTCTTCATCGACATGACGGGCCGCTCCCTGCGCGAGTCCGCGGAAGAGAAGGCTGCCTGATGAACGCCCTGGGCCAGCTGGTGTTGATGCGGCTGCGCATGTTGATGCGGCAGCCGGAGGTGCTGTTCTGGACGTTCATCTTCCCCGTCGTCACCACGCTGTTCCTGGGGTTGGCGTTCCGGAACGACTCCCTGGGCCCGGTGCGTGTGGCCGTGGCGGAGGGGCCGGGCGCACCGGCGCTGATGGCGAAGCTGGAGGGTGTGCTGGAGCTGTCGGCCGAGGTCGCGGACGAGGCGTCCGCCCGGCGGCGGCTGGCGCGCGGACAGCTCTCCCTGGTGCTGCTGCCGGGCACCGTGCCCGAGGCGCTGGTAGACCCCAGCCAGGCGGAGGGCCGCACCGCGCGGCTCCTGGTGGAGCAGGCGCTCGCCGCGCCGGAAGACACCGCGCGTCCCGCCGTGGTGAAGGCCACGCCGGTGTCGGAGCCGGGAAACCGCTACGTCGACTTCCTCATCCCCGGCCTGCTGGGCCTGTCGTTGATGTCCAGCAGCCTGTGGGTGGTGGCGGGCTCGCTGGTGGCGATGCGCGGAGGCAAGCTGCTGAAGCGGCTGGCCGCGACGCCCATGAGGCGCTCCCAATTCTTCCTGTCCTACATGCTGGCGCGCGCGGGGTTCGCGCTGGCGGAGGTCCTCTTCTTCTGTGCCTTCGCGCGCTGGCTCTTCGGCGTGCCGATGTTCGGCAGCTACTTCACGTTGACGCTCGTGGGGCTCGCGGGTGCGCTGTGCTTCGCCGCGCTCGGCGTGCTCGTGGCCATCCGGGCGCGGACGGAGGAGGCGGTGGGCGGGCTCGTCAACCTCGTCTCGCTGCCGATGATGTTCGTCTCCGGCGTCTTCTTCGCGTCCGGGAACTTCCCCTCTTGGTTGCAGCCCGTCATCCGCGCCTTGCCGCTCACGGCCATCAATGACTCGCTGCGGGCCGTCATGCTGGAGGGCGCGGGCCTGGCTTCACTGGGTGCGCCCATGTTGGTGCTGGCCGCGTGGACCGTGGTGCCACTGCTGTTGGCCCTTCGTTGGTTCCGCTGGACGTAAAGGAGCGCTGCTTCGTGTCACAGCCCGTTTCCGCGCCGTCCCCCGCCTTCGTTCAGCAGCTCAACTTCCACGCGCGAGACGCCAGCAACGAAGCGGCGGCACTCCAGGCCGCCTTCGCGCTCGGCCTCTTCGGACACCTTCCGGAGACGGGCTCGGGCGAGCCGGTGTCCCTGGATGCGCTCGCGAAGCGGGTGGGTGGCACCTGGCGAGGGACGCGCTCCGTCGTCGAGCCGCTGGTCGCGTTGGGCTTCGTCCACCTGGAGGACGGGCGGGGGTATTCGTTGCCCGCGTCGACCGCGGCCTTCCTCCGGGATGAGGCGTTCGTTGCCGGGCTGCGCGAGGCGAGGCGTTGGTGGCACCCGCTGGCGCTGCTGCCCCAGGCCGTGCGCGGTGGCGGCCCCGTGGAGTGGGACGGGGAGACGTGGGACGTGCTCGGGTGGTACCGCGCGCTGTTCCTGTCGCCCCCTCCGTCCACCCCGAGCGCCGAGGCCCGGGACTTCCATGACCGCTTCGCCCGCAACCCCGCGCGCACGCTGGCGTTGGTGACGGCCGCGGAGCTGGACGTGCTGGTGAAGCTGGTGCGCGGGCCTGTGCCGCTGGACGTGCTGGCGCGGGAGGTGGGGGCGTCGGCGGAGGCGCTGGAGGTGCTCCTGGGCGCGCTGGCGGCGATGGGCATCGTCCAGGCACAGGAGACAGGCTGGGGCTTCACGGAGGCCGCGGGCCGGGCGCTGGACGCCCAGAGCCTTCCGTACTTCCAGCGGGCGCTGCCGGCGACCATGGCCTACTGGGAGGCGCTGGGGCACCTGGACGAGGCGGTGCGGGAGCAGCGCTTCCGGTTGGACTTGCGCGACCCGGAGACGGCGCGCCGCATCTACCAGGAGAACGCCTCGCGCATCTCCAGCATCTTCGCTTCGCACCTGCGGCTGAGCCGGCAGGCCGCGGCGCTGGTGCGGTCGATGCGGCCATTGGCACAGGCGCGCGTGTTGGACGTCGGCACGGGCTCGGGCGTGTGGGGCGCGGCCTTCGGGTTGGCGGACCCCACCACGCACGTCACGTACCTGGATTCGCCGCACGTGCTGGACGCGGTGCGCCCCCACCTGACGAAGCTGAAGCTGGAGGCCCGTTCCGAGCTGTGGGCGGGGGACTGCCTCTCCGTGGACTACGGCGAGTCCCGCTACGACGTCATCCTGCTGCCGCAAATCATCCCCGCGCTGCCGCCCTCGGAACTTCCGAGCTTCTTCGCTCGGCTGGCCCGGGCGCTGAAGTCCGGGGGCCTGCTGCTCATCTCCGGCTATCTGCTGACGGACCGGCGCGATGGTCCGCTGGACGCGCTCTACTTCGCGCTGCGCCGGTACGTGACGAACGAGGGCGACGTGCTCTCCCTTCCGGAGTTCCGCGCGCTGCTGTCGCCCGTGGGCCTCACGGAGGCTCGCGGCTTCGACATGCCCATCCAGCAGGTCGTCATCGCTCACCGGGGCGACGTCGCGTGGGCGGAGCCCGTGTCGTCGCGTTGAGCTTCCGCGTCAGGCCGCGCTCTTTCGGGAACTGTCCGGAGGCGGCGCCAGCGTCGTGGGCAGGGGCACGCCAGGGCGCGCGGCCAGCACCAGTTCCTGGGTGGGCAGGGGAATACACACGCTGGAGGACAGCCCCACGTCCGCCAGGAGCTGGCCGTACTCCGAGGCGGACAGCAGGTCCCCCTCATTGGTCATGAAGCGGCGCAGTCCGAAGTAGAGGTGGTCCAACGGGCCATCTCGGCGCTCGTCGAGGACGTACTCCGCGATGACGAGGACGCCGCCGGGCCGCAGGGCGCGCGCCACGCGGGCGAACATGCCTGGAAGGTCTTCGGGCCGCAGCACGTTGAGCACCTGCGGGAGGATGATGAGGTCGAAGTCCGCCTCGCCGAAGTCCTGGGTGAAGAGGTTGCCTGGCCAGAAGCGCGCGCGGTCCGACACCTTCAGCGCCTCCACGTTGCGGCGCACCTGCTCCAGCACCACCGCCTGGTCGAAGTAGGTGACGTGCGTGGTGGGCGTGGCACGCGCGAAGGCCGCGCCCCACACACCCGAACCGGTGCCGATGTCCAGCACCTGGGCACCTTCCAGGGCGCGGGCTTGGGCGACCGTCGCGGCGGCGCGCCGGCTGAGCTGGAAGTGCGAGGCGAACACTGCCGTAATCTGGCTCGAGTTGTCCGCGTAGAAGCGCTGGCTCACCTCCGGGTCCTTCAGGTCCAGGATGAAGCGCTCCTCGCGCACCGTCTCATCCAACCGGCCCAAGGCCTCCCAGTACCGCTCGGACACGGACAGCGAGCGCAGCAGGTAGGGCAGGGCCTTTCCGCCCAGGAGTTGCCGGGCCTCGTCCGTCAGCCGCCACGTTGCTCCTTCCTGCTGGGCGATGCCGAGCTGCTCCAGCAATGCGACCAGCAGCGACAGTCCCTCGCCGCCGAGCCCCGTGGTGGCTCCCAGTGTCTGCTCGGTATGCGCCTGCGAGGACAGGGCCTCCAGCAGCCCCAGCCGGCCCGAGGCCAGCAGCACCTGCATGCGGAGGGCGCTGCGCGCGAAGCGGTCGAAGAAGTCCTCGGCCTCAGGTGAGGGCCCCGGTGCGGGAGCCGTGAGGAACAGCGCGCGGTAGTGGCCGAGCACGTCCCAGCTCGCGCCACCGTGCGCCACCGGTCCGCCTTGTTTCACCGCCTCGTCCAGCCGCCCACCAGCGTCCCACCATGGATGCTGGGCTTCGAGCCGTTTCCGGAAATCCACGTCGCGCAGGAACGCCGCGGCGGTGGGAATGAGCGCCAGCTCGCGCGCGTCGTCGAGATGGACGAAACCCAGGCAGACGAGCAACTCCGTCAGCGCCCGGGTTCCCCGGTGTGTGCACTGGATGCGCCGTGCCAGCTCCGTCATCGACACGGGCGGGGCTCCCCCCTTCACTGGTAGTGCGTCGAAGAGTCCCAGTGACAGTGCGGTGCGGAGCAGGGCCGACTCGTTCGAGGCATTGCGCGCCCAGAAGTGGAGGGACTGCGCCAGGGTGCGACGGTCGACGGTCATCGATACCTCGTCCGGGGGGATTTCAGCTTCGCCCTTCACTGTCCCGGGGCGCAACCCCGGGGCGGCGGGCCCTGCGCTACGATGGCGCCCATGGCTCCTCGAACGACTCCGGTGGACGCGGCCCTTCACCTCCTGCGCGAGGATTCGCGGGTCCAGGACGCCCACGTAGGGGAGCTCTCCGGAACCGCGACGGCATGGGTGGTGCCTCGTCGCGCGGTCCAGGCCTCGGCTCTGGAGTCGCTGCTGCGCGAGCACCTGGGAGACGTCGCTCCGGCCGTGGCGCTGGTGGACGCGCTGCCGCTCCAGGACACGGGGACGCCGGATGAGGCGCGGCTCGCGCGGTGGACGTCCGCCACGCCCGCCATGCTCCAGCAGATGGAATCGCGATGGCGAAGCTCCGGCCGGGAGGTGGCCGTGCTGGCCGGGCCCCGCATGCGGGAGGAGCGCTACACCCCCTTGGATGAGCTCCTGCCCGGGCCGCTGATGCCCAGGCCAGGCGAGGCGTCGGGCGCTTCGTCCCAGACGTCCTCCGCGGATGCTGTCGACTTGGAGCAAGCCCCGCCCGCGCTGCTCGATGGCGGCCCGCCGTGCCGGCCGGAGGGAGAGCCTCGCCTGCTTGGAGAGATGCTCCGCCGGGCGGTGACGCTGCATCCGGAGAAGACGCTGACATTCATCGATGTGGAGGGCCGCCGCGAGGTGCTGCGCTTCGATGCGCTCTGGCGCGAGGCGCTGCGGCTGTGCGGTGGCCTGCAAGCACGCGGGCTGAAAGCGGGGGACCGGGCTGTGCTCGTGTTGGAGCGCCCAGGCGAGGTCATCCGGGCGTTCTGGGCGTGCACGCTCGCTGGCGTGGTGCCGTCGCTGCTGGCCTGGCCCGCTTCGTTCGAGCGCTCGCATCCCACGATGGCGCGCGTGCTGTCGGTGGCGAAGCGCCTGGGCGGGCCGTGGGTCCTCGCGGGGCCCGCCGCGGTCGGCACGCTGGAGGCCGAGGGGCTTCGAGTGGCCACGCTCGCCGCGCTGGACACGGGGGGGGAGGGACAGCCAGCCGCCGTGCCCGAGGGCGCTCCCGCGCTGATGTCGTTCACCTCCGGCAGCACCGGGCTGCCCAAGGGCGTGGTGCTCACGCACGACAACCTGCTGGACATGTGTGACGCGATGATGGCGGGCGGCTGGTACACGCCTCAGGACGTGGGCGTGAGCTGGATGCCGCTGGACCACGTCGCGGGCATCACCTATTCGCACCTGCTCTGCCTGCGGGCGCGCACGTCGCATGCGCTCGTGTCCCGCGACCATGTCCTGGCGGACGTGCTGCGGTGGATGGACCTGCTGTCCGAGCTGAAGGGGACCCATGGGTGGGCGCCCAACTTCGCGTTCGGACTGGTGGCGGACCGGTTGGAGCGCAGCGAGCGCCGTGCCTGGACCTTGTCGCATGTGCGGGTGCTGAGCTGCGCGGGTGAGCCGCTCGTCGCGCGGACGCTTCAGCGCTTCACGGATGCGCTGGCGGGTGAGGGGCTTCGGCGGGACGTGGTGTGTCCGGGCTGGGGCATGGCGGAGACCACCTCCTTCTTCACCAACACCCGGGGCGTCCGGACGCATGACGGAGAGGCCGCCGTGGAGCTGGGACCGCCGCCCGCGGGCTCGGCGCTGCGCATCGTGGATGACGCGGACCAGGTGGTGCCCCAGGGGCGCGTGGGGCATCTCCAGGTGCGGGGCGCCTCGGTGCTGGCGGGCTACCTGGATGACCCGGAGCTCAATGCCCGCTCCTTTACCACCGACGGATGGTTTCGCACGGGGGACCTCGCCTGGGTTCGCAACGGGCAGATGGCCATCACCGGACGCGAGAAGGAAGTCCTCATCCTCCACGGCAACAACGTCTATCCGCAGGAGATAGAGACGGTGGTGGAGGAGGTGCCGGGCGTGTTGCCCACGTACTCCGTGGCATGCGCCACGCGCGTGGGCGGCGCGCAGACGGATGAAATCGTCGTCTTCTTCGTCCCCGCGCCAGACGCGCCTCCGCTGGGCGGACTGCTGCGCGCCATCCGCGAGGCCGTGGGACGGCGGCTGGGCTTCCAGGTGGCATGGCTGGTGCCGCTCGCCCGGCAGCAGGTGCCGCGCACGGAGCTGGGCAAGCGCGGGCGCACCGAGCTGCGCCGACGCTTCGAAGCCGGGGAACTGGCCGAGGAGCGCCGCGTGGCGGAGCGGTTGTTGGGTGGCCGCTTCACGTTGCCCCCGTGCCTCGCCGTGCCTCGCTGGCGGCAGCGGCAGCCCGGCGCTGGCGGCGCGGATGCGGGGGCCGTGCTCGTCGTGGGAGACGCCTCCTGGGCCGAGGCGCTGCGCGCGCGGATGGCTCCTCGGGAGGTGCTGCACGCGGAGCCGGAGGATGGCTCCGCGCTGTCGCGGCACCTGCCCTCCGCCGAGCGCCGGGTGCGCGAAGTCGTCTACGTGGCGGCGCCGTCCACTGGCGCGCCTTCGCGGGACACCCTGGTGCGCGCGGTGGCGCCCCTGTTGGGGTTGGTTCAGTCCCTGGCGCCGCTCGTGGAAGCCGCGCCCTGCCGGCTGCGCGTGGTCGTGCCTCAAGTGGGGGCTTCGCTCGAGACCGGGGCGGGAGCCCACCTGCTGCCGGGGTTGCTCCGCGCGGCGGAGGCGGAAGTGCCCGGCCTGGAGACCTCGCTCCTGTGGGTTCCGCAAGAGCGCCCGGCCGCGGTGGACAGAGTGGCCACCGAGCTGGCGCAGCCGCGTCCGGCGTTCGAGCTGGCCTGGCGGGAAGGGCGCCGCTGGGAGCGCGGGTTCGTGGCCTGGACGCCGTCCCTGGTCCCCGAACCGGTGCGCCTGAAAAAGGCGGGCTTCTACGTGGTGACGGGAGCGCTGGGCGGACTGGGACAGGCCTGGGCGCGCCATCTGCGAAACGGCCTGGGCGCGCGCCTGCTGCTCGTGGGGCGCCGCCAGCGGGACGCCGCCGTGGCGTCGCTGGAGCGTGAGCTGGGGGCGGCGGAGTATGTCACGGCCGATGTCACGGAGCCGGAGGCGCTGCGGCGGGTGTTGGCCGACGCGGAGGCTCGCCACGGCCAGCGGCTTGATGGCGCCTTCCACTTCGCGGGCACGCTGAACTCCGTGCCCCTCATGCGCGAGGCGCCCGCGCCGTTCGTGGAGGGCGCCGCGGCCCATGTGCTGGGCGCGGTGGCGCTCGCGGACGCGTTCCGGGAGCGGCCGGAGGCCTTGCTCGTCTTCGCTTCCTCGTTGATGGGGACGCTGGGGGCAGGGCTCCACGCGGGTTACTGCGCGGCCACGGGCTTCCTGGACCGGTATGCGGAGGCGCTCGTGACAGACGGCCGGCGCGCGGTGTCGGTGGCCTTCAGCTCCGTGCGCGACACGGGCATGGCCCGTGGACTGACGGCGTCGCCCCCAGGCTACCGGATGCTGGAACTACCCCAGGCCTTGGCCGCCCTCGCGTTGGCGGTGGAGTCGGGCGAGGCCCGCGTGCTGGCGGGTGTCGAGGGTTCAGCGCTGCCCTGGCGGACCGTGGGGCTGGGGGAGGGGGAGTCGTTGGACGTGGCGCACGTGTTCCTCGAGGCGGGCGGCTCGGGGGCGGCCGGTGTGGACGGAGCGGGGGCACAGGTGCACGTGCTGGAGTCGTTGCCCAGGCAGGCCAGTGGCGCCGTGGACCGCGAGGCGCTTGGTGCGATGCTGTCGGGCGGCGGCGCGCGCATCCCGGAGGGGCCGCTGGAGGTCGTGGTGGCGGAGGCCTTCCGCGACGTGCTAGGCGTGGATGACGTGGGCGCGCACGCGGACTTCTTCGTGCTCGGTGGCAGCTCGCTGCAGGCCACTCGCGTCCTGGCTCGTGTCCAGGAGCGCACCGGCTTGCGGCTGCCCGTGACGGCGCTGTTCGAACACGCTTCCGTCGCGAGGCTCGCGGCGCACGTCCGGCATCTCGTCGACCCCGAGCAGCTCGATGTTTCACTGCTCACCGATGCGCAGGTGGCCCTGCTGCTCAGCGTCATGCAGGCTTCCTGAGTGCGGCGCTTGTTTTCACGGGACTCGAATCCTTAGGATTCGGGGTTCATGCTTTTCCACTTCGCGCTGCAGAGCGTGCGCTCCCGCCCCCGGAGCTGGCTCGTCGGCCTGCTCGCGGCCAGCATGGCGGCCCTACTGACGCTGGGGCTGTCC from Myxococcus xanthus encodes the following:
- a CDS encoding 1-acyl-sn-glycerol-3-phosphate acyltransferase is translated as MALTDSLEARVDRLELPFNEYGVDPYGISKSHVKHALRVFGAIYRYYFRVRCYGVEHIPPRGRGMLVGNHSGGVAVDGAMVLTSTMLEMDPPRLAQGMVERFLHNFPVSSLWASRTGQFIGLPEHAKRLLEDDRLLMIFPEGARGTAKLYNERYSLVDFGTGFVRLALQTRSPIIPFAFLGGGSAVPTVFNAYTLGKLLGVPYVPLTPYLLPLPLPVQLEIHYGEPLVFQGTGDEEDHVIEGYVAKVKQRIAGLIERGRAQRHSRRIGRNLLP
- a CDS encoding SDR family NAD(P)-dependent oxidoreductase yields the protein MAPRTTPVDAALHLLREDSRVQDAHVGELSGTATAWVVPRRAVQASALESLLREHLGDVAPAVALVDALPLQDTGTPDEARLARWTSATPAMLQQMESRWRSSGREVAVLAGPRMREERYTPLDELLPGPLMPRPGEASGASSQTSSADAVDLEQAPPALLDGGPPCRPEGEPRLLGEMLRRAVTLHPEKTLTFIDVEGRREVLRFDALWREALRLCGGLQARGLKAGDRAVLVLERPGEVIRAFWACTLAGVVPSLLAWPASFERSHPTMARVLSVAKRLGGPWVLAGPAAVGTLEAEGLRVATLAALDTGGEGQPAAVPEGAPALMSFTSGSTGLPKGVVLTHDNLLDMCDAMMAGGWYTPQDVGVSWMPLDHVAGITYSHLLCLRARTSHALVSRDHVLADVLRWMDLLSELKGTHGWAPNFAFGLVADRLERSERRAWTLSHVRVLSCAGEPLVARTLQRFTDALAGEGLRRDVVCPGWGMAETTSFFTNTRGVRTHDGEAAVELGPPPAGSALRIVDDADQVVPQGRVGHLQVRGASVLAGYLDDPELNARSFTTDGWFRTGDLAWVRNGQMAITGREKEVLILHGNNVYPQEIETVVEEVPGVLPTYSVACATRVGGAQTDEIVVFFVPAPDAPPLGGLLRAIREAVGRRLGFQVAWLVPLARQQVPRTELGKRGRTELRRRFEAGELAEERRVAERLLGGRFTLPPCLAVPRWRQRQPGAGGADAGAVLVVGDASWAEALRARMAPREVLHAEPEDGSALSRHLPSAERRVREVVYVAAPSTGAPSRDTLVRAVAPLLGLVQSLAPLVEAAPCRLRVVVPQVGASLETGAGAHLLPGLLRAAEAEVPGLETSLLWVPQERPAAVDRVATELAQPRPAFELAWREGRRWERGFVAWTPSLVPEPVRLKKAGFYVVTGALGGLGQAWARHLRNGLGARLLLVGRRQRDAAVASLERELGAAEYVTADVTEPEALRRVLADAEARHGQRLDGAFHFAGTLNSVPLMREAPAPFVEGAAAHVLGAVALADAFRERPEALLVFASSLMGTLGAGLHAGYCAATGFLDRYAEALVTDGRRAVSVAFSSVRDTGMARGLTASPPGYRMLELPQALAALALAVESGEARVLAGVEGSALPWRTVGLGEGESLDVAHVFLEAGGSGAAGVDGAGAQVHVLESLPRQASGAVDREALGAMLSGGGARIPEGPLEVVVAEAFRDVLGVDDVGAHADFFVLGGSSLQATRVLARVQERTGLRLPVTALFEHASVARLAAHVRHLVDPEQLDVSLLTDAQVALLLSVMQAS
- a CDS encoding class I SAM-dependent methyltransferase, whose amino-acid sequence is MSQPVSAPSPAFVQQLNFHARDASNEAAALQAAFALGLFGHLPETGSGEPVSLDALAKRVGGTWRGTRSVVEPLVALGFVHLEDGRGYSLPASTAAFLRDEAFVAGLREARRWWHPLALLPQAVRGGGPVEWDGETWDVLGWYRALFLSPPPSTPSAEARDFHDRFARNPARTLALVTAAELDVLVKLVRGPVPLDVLAREVGASAEALEVLLGALAAMGIVQAQETGWGFTEAAGRALDAQSLPYFQRALPATMAYWEALGHLDEAVREQRFRLDLRDPETARRIYQENASRISSIFASHLRLSRQAAALVRSMRPLAQARVLDVGTGSGVWGAAFGLADPTTHVTYLDSPHVLDAVRPHLTKLKLEARSELWAGDCLSVDYGESRYDVILLPQIIPALPPSELPSFFARLARALKSGGLLLISGYLLTDRRDGPLDALYFALRRYVTNEGDVLSLPEFRALLSPVGLTEARGFDMPIQQVVIAHRGDVAWAEPVSSR
- a CDS encoding class I SAM-dependent methyltransferase, with product MTVDRRTLAQSLHFWARNASNESALLRTALSLGLFDALPVKGGAPPVSMTELARRIQCTHRGTRALTELLVCLGFVHLDDARELALIPTAAAFLRDVDFRKRLEAQHPWWDAGGRLDEAVKQGGPVAHGGASWDVLGHYRALFLTAPAPGPSPEAEDFFDRFARSALRMQVLLASGRLGLLEALSSQAHTEQTLGATTGLGGEGLSLLVALLEQLGIAQQEGATWRLTDEARQLLGGKALPYLLRSLSVSERYWEALGRLDETVREERFILDLKDPEVSQRFYADNSSQITAVFASHFQLSRRAAATVAQARALEGAQVLDIGTGSGVWGAAFARATPTTHVTYFDQAVVLEQVRRNVEALKVSDRARFWPGNLFTQDFGEADFDLIILPQVLNVLRPEDLPGMFARVARALRPGGVLVIAEYVLDERRDGPLDHLYFGLRRFMTNEGDLLSASEYGQLLADVGLSSSVCIPLPTQELVLAARPGVPLPTTLAPPPDSSRKSAA
- a CDS encoding ABC transporter ATP-binding protein yields the protein MTHQDELAIEVKGLVKRFGDVTAVDGIDLDIRRGECVGLLGPNGAGKTTTVEILEGLQTATSGEVRLLGLRWETDAPVLRERIGMTLQETRLVDQLTVEEMVRLFTSFYPRPLEVEALIGLVQLGEKRHARVGKLSGGQKQRLALALGLAGDPDVLFLDEPTTGLDPQSRRALWDVVAQLKARGRTVVLTTHYMDEAEVLCDRLVIIDRGRVIARGTPRDIITSLGAEQVIELEAEPSPDLERLRPLPAVVAAQRHAGRITLRVRELHLALPEVLREVAAGGGQLLHLSTRRPTLDDVFIDMTGRSLRESAEEKAA
- a CDS encoding ABC transporter permease, with protein sequence MNALGQLVLMRLRMLMRQPEVLFWTFIFPVVTTLFLGLAFRNDSLGPVRVAVAEGPGAPALMAKLEGVLELSAEVADEASARRRLARGQLSLVLLPGTVPEALVDPSQAEGRTARLLVEQALAAPEDTARPAVVKATPVSEPGNRYVDFLIPGLLGLSLMSSSLWVVAGSLVAMRGGKLLKRLAATPMRRSQFFLSYMLARAGFALAEVLFFCAFARWLFGVPMFGSYFTLTLVGLAGALCFAALGVLVAIRARTEEAVGGLVNLVSLPMMFVSGVFFASGNFPSWLQPVIRALPLTAINDSLRAVMLEGAGLASLGAPMLVLAAWTVVPLLLALRWFRWT